The proteins below are encoded in one region of Candidatus Thiodiazotropha sp. LNASS1:
- a CDS encoding OmpP1/FadL family transporter: MYKVIHMTRGISVLTMAIGCISTANCFAGPHGYDLHNTLSPASGGMAGTSLARPQDISSTVFGNPATLTQFKGTKFSFGATFYMPEVDLTHDGSVTGTAFSENSGTDVFAVPNTAITQDLRGLGFPATLGLGLTAVSGIGAEFRGNPGSLGAGAEFIILGVNAGLGYEVTDRISLGFAATISFAELDLGLSSTSAATHDIGLRGTFGATYDTGTTMYGAYYQTELKHTFDNQVQTSANSYASPDIEQPSNIGFGIANNSLMHGNLLLAFDVIHKFWDDAKFWQDVYDDQTVVSLGAQLTRGSWKYRIGYGYGDDPTDTGTTGPIGGISQVFSNVGPIPLNQQVTQYIQATQAEVIYKHRLTLGFGYKGFLAPPIDLDAHVGWQFKEDRDYGTGSLPGGGHTNAETYSWHTGVALTWNF, from the coding sequence ATGTATAAAGTGATTCACATGACTCGTGGTATATCGGTATTGACAATGGCTATTGGTTGTATTTCCACGGCAAACTGTTTTGCCGGACCCCATGGATACGATCTGCACAATACCTTGTCTCCCGCTTCAGGAGGTATGGCAGGCACAAGTCTGGCGCGCCCTCAGGATATAAGCTCAACGGTGTTTGGCAACCCCGCAACACTCACACAATTCAAAGGCACAAAATTCAGTTTCGGTGCAACTTTCTACATGCCAGAAGTTGATCTGACCCATGACGGCAGTGTTACCGGTACTGCATTCAGCGAAAATTCAGGTACAGATGTGTTTGCCGTACCCAATACGGCAATCACCCAGGACCTTCGAGGATTGGGTTTTCCCGCAACGCTGGGTTTGGGTTTGACTGCAGTGTCCGGAATCGGCGCAGAATTCAGGGGCAATCCGGGGAGCCTGGGTGCAGGAGCGGAATTTATCATTCTTGGTGTAAATGCCGGCCTTGGCTACGAGGTCACTGATCGCATTTCACTCGGGTTCGCTGCAACAATCAGTTTCGCTGAACTGGATCTTGGGCTTTCATCAACCTCCGCTGCCACTCATGATATTGGATTGAGAGGTACGTTTGGAGCCACATACGATACCGGCACGACGATGTATGGAGCCTACTATCAGACAGAGCTCAAACATACCTTCGACAACCAGGTACAAACCAGCGCCAACAGTTATGCAAGCCCGGATATTGAGCAACCCTCTAATATAGGATTCGGTATCGCGAACAACAGTCTCATGCATGGAAATCTTTTGCTGGCATTTGATGTCATCCACAAATTCTGGGATGACGCAAAATTCTGGCAGGATGTTTACGATGATCAAACAGTCGTCTCCCTGGGCGCCCAATTAACTCGAGGTAGCTGGAAATATCGAATCGGTTACGGTTATGGTGACGATCCCACTGATACCGGTACGACCGGACCTATAGGGGGAATTTCACAAGTTTTTAGCAATGTCGGCCCAATTCCTCTAAATCAACAGGTAACCCAGTATATCCAGGCCACACAGGCGGAAGTGATCTATAAGCATAGACTCACCTTGGGATTCGGCTATAAGGGTTTTTTAGCGCCTCCTATCGATCTGGACGCGCATGTCGGGTGGCAGTTCAAAGAGGATCGTGATTACGGTACGGGCAGTCTCCCTGGCGGTGGTCACACCAATGCTGAAACCTATTCGTGGCACACCGGGGTTGCATTGACCTGGAATTTCTAA
- a CDS encoding acyl-CoA dehydrogenase family protein, whose product MYPRDLESILEQVQRVAKGVISENALDVDQQARWPEEGLRALQQAGIAGLTVPIEYGGLGHGSFAVAQVCELLGQECASTAMCFGMHCVGSAVLSAKATKDQQERFLHPIAAGEHLTTLSLSEAGTGSHFYIPNTRLDAISPEMYHVSGTKTFVTNGRYADSYVISTVAADPDGPLGEFSCIVVPADAEGLSWGPPWSGLGMRGNSSTSLTLDKVAIARDNLLGEEGDQIWYVFQVVAPIFLMAMTGTYLGIASAALEEARIHLLQRQYTESGTGLSQLAVVQHRLGSLWGMLERTRRLCYHAAASFDAGNPDALPTVFTAKAEVADCAVNMVNEVMTLMGGLAYRDDSRLHQLLRDARAAHVMAPTTDMLRTWTGRVLLGLPILGTGS is encoded by the coding sequence ATGTATCCACGAGACCTGGAATCCATCCTTGAGCAGGTCCAGCGCGTTGCAAAGGGAGTTATTTCGGAAAACGCCTTAGATGTCGATCAGCAAGCTCGTTGGCCCGAGGAGGGGCTTCGTGCATTGCAGCAGGCGGGAATTGCCGGACTTACAGTACCAATTGAATACGGCGGTCTCGGTCATGGTTCTTTCGCTGTTGCGCAAGTATGTGAATTGCTAGGACAGGAATGTGCATCGACCGCCATGTGCTTTGGCATGCATTGCGTGGGATCAGCCGTGCTTTCAGCCAAAGCAACGAAAGATCAGCAAGAGCGGTTTCTGCATCCTATCGCTGCCGGAGAACACCTTACAACGCTATCATTAAGCGAAGCAGGAACCGGCTCTCATTTCTATATCCCAAACACGCGTCTCGATGCTATTTCACCGGAAATGTATCATGTTTCTGGCACCAAGACATTTGTAACCAACGGTCGGTATGCGGACTCTTATGTCATTTCTACGGTGGCTGCCGACCCGGATGGCCCATTGGGTGAATTTTCCTGCATCGTAGTACCGGCTGATGCCGAAGGTTTAAGCTGGGGCCCCCCCTGGTCCGGATTGGGCATGCGTGGCAACTCTTCCACCAGCCTGACCTTGGATAAGGTGGCTATTGCCAGGGACAACCTCCTAGGAGAAGAGGGAGATCAGATCTGGTATGTATTTCAAGTGGTGGCGCCGATATTTCTGATGGCGATGACTGGCACCTATCTGGGCATTGCGAGTGCCGCGCTTGAAGAGGCAAGAATCCATTTACTTCAACGACAATATACCGAGAGTGGAACCGGTCTTTCTCAGCTTGCAGTAGTCCAACACCGGCTCGGTTCATTATGGGGGATGCTGGAACGTACCCGTCGTCTGTGTTACCACGCAGCCGCCAGTTTTGATGCCGGTAACCCTGATGCTCTGCCCACCGTGTTTACCGCAAAGGCAGAAGTTGCGGACTGCGCTGTAAATATGGTTAATGAAGTAATGACCTTAATGGGGGGACTTGCCTATCGGGACGATTCACGGCTGCACCAACTTCTGCGCGATGCAAGGGCGGCACATGTAATGGCTCCCACCACGGACATGTTACGCACTTGGACCGGTAGAGTACTGCTCGGCCTTCCAATACTCGGTACCGGATCATGA
- a CDS encoding S-adenosylmethionine decarboxylase: MAICPDIRRQRIIIEGIYSLPAVSEETVREVLSGLSDCLAMTPIADTLIFSPDSVSKLHHGIGGYQAWAESGCSFYTWRERHFFTLDIYTCKEIEVNDCLAFICDLLRIEKLSWREV, translated from the coding sequence TTGGCTATTTGTCCTGATATTCGACGACAGCGCATTATCATCGAAGGTATCTACAGTCTTCCGGCTGTTTCTGAAGAGACGGTACGTGAAGTGCTTAGCGGTTTGAGCGATTGCCTTGCCATGACTCCAATCGCCGATACTCTGATCTTTTCACCCGATTCAGTCAGTAAGTTGCATCACGGTATAGGTGGTTACCAGGCCTGGGCTGAATCAGGATGCTCTTTCTATACCTGGCGGGAAAGACATTTTTTCACTCTCGATATCTATACTTGCAAGGAAATTGAAGTCAACGATTGCTTGGCCTTTATATGCGATCTTTTGCGAATAGAGAAACTCTCATGGCGGGAGGTCTGA
- a CDS encoding sigma-54-dependent Fis family transcriptional regulator, with translation MNSDNANLPHYGFVKAAVRDRRTVENVVNEQIIRSWERCINDHILDPEYRPETVVVDHKDLKQRQERYSHLSAIAFSEMTNLYQQVAGSGHSILLTDSEGVVVNYVSDPMFTNIAGKTGLQLGAVWAEQTQGTNGMGTCLIEKRPLIIHKNEHFFSQNTHLSCSAAPILDPTGELIAVLDASSHSHQAQQHTMVLVNMSAQLIENRLLFCCMRDNYILRFHSRPEFITTLGEGVLAFDGDGCIKAANRSALFQLDMANIKGLLGQRIEALFDIHISNALSNAHDLATVPTALQDIIHGRRFYAGFQPPSSDKRRPNGRSKRFTTSTSGNEVKPVLDDLEFGDTRMCRNIERAKKLLERNIPFIILGETGTGKDVFVKAVHKSSRRADKPLIAVNCASLPETLIESELFGYRSGAFTGANKEGYRGKIVQANGGTLFLDEIGDMPLHLQARLLRVLEEREVIPLGGEVPIKVDIRLVSATHKDLQLLVDEGRFRLDLYYRLNGISLKMPPLRDREDRDALIKHLLEQEIGDRERIIIEDKALQALHDYYWPGNIRQLRNILRILIGLCDNTSIRVEDLPDEIVNVSYSGEPTQRFRPTNSLDIAERDAILRELEAAHWNITRVASKLHISRNTVYRKMKRFDIRPPR, from the coding sequence ATGAATAGTGACAACGCCAATTTGCCGCATTATGGATTTGTGAAAGCCGCCGTTCGCGATCGCAGAACCGTCGAGAATGTGGTCAATGAACAGATCATCCGCTCCTGGGAACGCTGTATCAATGACCACATTCTGGATCCTGAGTATCGACCGGAAACAGTTGTTGTCGACCATAAAGACTTGAAGCAGAGGCAGGAAAGATACAGTCACCTTTCAGCGATTGCGTTTTCAGAAATGACCAACCTGTATCAGCAGGTTGCCGGTTCAGGCCACTCAATCCTACTGACGGACAGCGAAGGGGTGGTTGTCAACTATGTGAGCGATCCGATGTTTACAAACATCGCTGGCAAAACAGGGTTACAATTGGGTGCCGTTTGGGCCGAGCAGACACAAGGAACAAATGGCATGGGCACGTGCCTGATTGAAAAGCGACCACTGATTATCCACAAGAATGAGCACTTCTTTTCGCAAAATACCCATCTGAGCTGCTCTGCAGCGCCCATACTGGATCCAACAGGTGAACTGATCGCGGTGCTGGACGCTTCCAGTCATTCACACCAGGCTCAGCAACATACCATGGTGCTGGTCAATATGTCGGCCCAGCTGATCGAAAACCGCCTCTTGTTTTGTTGCATGCGCGATAACTATATCCTCCGCTTCCATAGCCGTCCCGAGTTCATCACCACCCTAGGTGAGGGGGTACTGGCATTCGATGGTGACGGGTGTATAAAAGCTGCAAACCGTAGCGCTTTGTTTCAACTTGATATGGCCAACATAAAGGGTTTGCTTGGTCAGCGGATTGAAGCGCTGTTTGACATCCACATCAGTAATGCTCTGAGCAATGCCCATGATTTGGCGACAGTCCCTACTGCACTGCAGGATATAATACATGGTCGCCGATTCTATGCCGGTTTCCAACCCCCCAGTTCCGACAAACGCCGGCCGAATGGCCGAAGTAAAAGATTTACCACGTCAACCTCAGGTAACGAGGTGAAACCGGTACTGGATGACCTGGAGTTCGGTGACACTCGCATGTGTCGCAATATTGAACGCGCCAAGAAACTACTTGAGCGGAATATCCCTTTTATCATACTTGGAGAGACGGGGACCGGAAAGGATGTATTTGTCAAGGCTGTACATAAATCCAGCCGCCGGGCGGATAAGCCACTGATTGCAGTCAATTGCGCCTCATTGCCAGAAACACTGATTGAGAGTGAACTCTTCGGATACCGCTCTGGCGCATTCACAGGAGCAAACAAAGAGGGGTATCGAGGCAAGATTGTGCAGGCAAACGGTGGTACGCTGTTTCTTGATGAAATCGGTGATATGCCTCTCCACCTACAGGCACGTCTTTTGAGAGTTCTGGAGGAGAGAGAGGTTATTCCACTTGGTGGCGAGGTCCCGATAAAGGTTGACATTCGCCTGGTCAGCGCGACCCATAAGGATCTCCAGTTGCTTGTTGACGAGGGCCGTTTCCGGTTAGACCTCTATTATCGACTCAACGGTATTAGCCTGAAGATGCCCCCGTTGCGAGATCGCGAAGACCGAGATGCCCTGATTAAACATCTTTTAGAACAGGAGATAGGCGATCGAGAGCGGATCATAATAGAGGATAAAGCGCTGCAAGCACTTCACGATTATTATTGGCCGGGCAATATCCGTCAGTTGCGCAATATTCTTCGTATCCTGATTGGTCTATGCGACAACACAAGCATTCGAGTGGAAGACCTGCCGGATGAGATCGTCAATGTCTCGTACAGCGGTGAGCCCACGCAACGATTCCGCCCAACCAATTCATTGGATATCGCTGAGCGTGATGCAATATTGCGGGAGTTGGAGGCTGCTCATTGGAACATCACCCGGGTTGCCTCTAAACTGCATATCAGCCGCAACACCGTCTACCGAAAAATGAAACGTTTTGATATCCGTCCACCACGCTGA